In Streptomyces chartreusis, the following proteins share a genomic window:
- a CDS encoding (2Fe-2S)-binding protein: protein MSLAPMTTAVAHTLGDVYARLTGLCEVLSVRVAEPGAADAGAGVSAAELVKDGAALDAFVAAETARIQDRHGVVARRHVAASRALHDYVWSVSLLMSGAWYLERRVPRIRPEDLRLDLATAEFTVAPGSDLACLADDPAAALPGVLTVPHEEALRAELRAAVADHMAPLLDAIGPVARRGSRALWGMVSDDLVSGIWYLGRVLGREDEAVRAAGRLLPSAVAPYPGGADFRHLTTADGRRHPTRTRAGCCMYYAIRPDEACATCPRTCDAERLRRLEG from the coding sequence ATGTCCCTGGCCCCGATGACCACCGCCGTCGCGCATACGCTCGGTGACGTCTACGCGCGGCTCACCGGCCTGTGCGAAGTGCTGTCCGTGCGGGTCGCCGAACCCGGAGCGGCCGACGCCGGAGCCGGCGTGTCGGCGGCGGAACTGGTGAAGGACGGAGCCGCGCTCGACGCCTTCGTGGCCGCCGAGACGGCCCGAATCCAGGACCGTCACGGGGTGGTCGCGCGTCGCCATGTCGCCGCCTCGCGCGCCCTGCACGACTACGTCTGGTCGGTCTCGCTCCTGATGAGCGGCGCCTGGTACCTCGAACGCCGGGTGCCGCGGATCCGGCCCGAGGATCTGCGGCTGGACCTCGCCACGGCCGAGTTCACCGTGGCGCCCGGAAGTGACCTCGCCTGTCTCGCCGACGATCCGGCGGCGGCCCTGCCCGGTGTGCTGACGGTCCCTCATGAGGAGGCCCTGCGAGCGGAGTTGCGTGCCGCGGTCGCCGATCACATGGCGCCCCTGCTTGACGCGATCGGCCCCGTCGCTCGGCGCGGCTCCCGCGCCCTGTGGGGCATGGTCTCCGACGACCTGGTCTCCGGCATCTGGTACCTCGGCCGGGTGCTGGGCCGCGAGGACGAGGCCGTGCGGGCGGCCGGCCGACTGCTGCCGTCCGCGGTGGCCCCGTACCCGGGCGGCGCCGACTTCCGGCACCTGACGACGGCCGACGGCCGCCGCCACCCCACCCGCACCCGCGCCGGATGCTGCATGTACTACGCGATCCGGCCCGACGAGGCCTGCGCCACCTGCCCCCGCACCTGCGACGCGGAACGGCTGCGTCGCCTCGAAGGCTGA
- a CDS encoding ATP-grasp domain-containing protein: protein MRLYLLALNPTDAVSEGFLPAAARLGLDVTVLTDQPAAHRRAHPDIEVLECDVRDFRAVISRVSTHHRPDAVFTNSDHLQTQAALAADYFGLPGKDWRAALRCKDKAEMRRRLAAAGVDTVWSTELTEPVAPGDAPYPCVLKPREGVASEDVVLVDGPEELVAHAKEILERRPGAALLVEEYLPGDLFTLETLGDGRVRHVLGGFRTDLSPPPYFIEERLTYVPAHPGPVVAQVLEQLDALGVGFGACHTEFVVRAGRARIIEVNYRAIGDQCDLLLARLLEIPLFEHILRTHLGEPLPADLGARRDGAARLDYPCADRAGTLVDAPAAAELDVEGMHLTYRPLRAVGERHELYRTNRDYLGVLRATGIDQPAVDRAVAEFLAGRRWEIQS, encoded by the coding sequence ATGCGTCTGTACCTGCTCGCCCTCAATCCGACCGACGCCGTCTCCGAGGGCTTCCTGCCCGCCGCGGCACGGCTCGGCCTGGACGTCACCGTCCTCACCGACCAGCCCGCGGCCCACCGCCGCGCCCACCCGGACATCGAGGTCCTGGAGTGCGACGTGCGTGACTTCCGGGCCGTGATCAGCCGTGTCTCCACCCATCACCGGCCCGACGCCGTCTTCACCAACAGCGACCATCTCCAGACCCAGGCCGCCCTGGCCGCCGACTACTTCGGCCTGCCCGGCAAGGACTGGCGGGCCGCTCTGCGCTGCAAGGACAAGGCGGAGATGCGCCGCCGGCTCGCCGCGGCCGGCGTGGACACCGTGTGGTCGACCGAGCTGACCGAACCGGTCGCGCCCGGCGACGCGCCGTACCCGTGTGTACTCAAGCCGCGCGAGGGCGTGGCCAGCGAGGACGTCGTCCTCGTCGACGGCCCGGAGGAACTCGTGGCGCACGCCAAGGAGATCCTGGAGCGCCGCCCGGGTGCCGCCCTGCTCGTCGAGGAGTACCTCCCCGGCGACCTGTTCACCCTGGAGACCCTCGGCGACGGGCGCGTCCGCCATGTCCTGGGCGGCTTCCGCACCGACCTGTCGCCACCGCCGTACTTCATCGAGGAGCGCCTCACCTACGTCCCCGCCCACCCCGGGCCGGTCGTCGCGCAGGTCTTGGAGCAACTGGACGCGCTGGGCGTCGGGTTCGGGGCGTGCCACACCGAGTTCGTGGTGCGCGCGGGGCGGGCGCGGATCATCGAGGTCAACTACCGCGCGATCGGCGACCAGTGCGACCTGCTGCTGGCGCGGCTGCTGGAGATCCCGCTCTTCGAGCACATCCTGCGCACCCACCTGGGCGAGCCCCTGCCGGCCGACCTCGGCGCCCGCCGGGACGGCGCCGCCCGCCTGGACTACCCGTGTGCCGATCGCGCGGGAACCCTCGTCGACGCTCCCGCGGCCGCGGAACTGGACGTGGAGGGCATGCATCTGACGTACCGTCCGCTGCGTGCGGTCGGCGAGCGGCACGAGCTGTACCGCACCAACCGCGACTACCTCGGCGTCCTGCGCGCAACCGGCATCGACCAGCCGGCGGTGGACCGGGCGGTGGCGGAGTTCCTGGCCGGGCGGCGCTGGGAGATCCAGTCATGA
- a CDS encoding IucA/IucC family protein, which translates to MTAPTTTTDTCEAELLTRVLGALLREDVVGLRSRGTTVRRPDGDWVRLPVPDDALLLPVTEDGFQGVYAARLPLLVRESDGAELSSCESVLRALRALAEPEDRAGFDAFAEECRQTLVTMRLHAETRDEVMRRLTFGTGLAGSLAYDTLAARLDHPVYPAARGRSGLDEEQLRAYAPEFQPSFRLRWIAVPRDAVSFSGTLPEFWPTPEALGLTNPSGGHVMLPVHPLTVDALRAAGLPDGAVLAEQTHLAVVPTLSMRTVATVVDPSLHLKLPLATATLGLRNKRTVKPGTLVDGAVGQRLMEAVIDREPRFRGVILHADETTYAHAGHELLAVLCRRYPAGLDDAVVVPMAALLAQAPDGRPVLDHLADRFHGGHPLALLDSVLTLLFDWQTTLFGHGIALESHQQNISLVLTSDGLRLLFKDNDGPRVNTERLHAALPGPWAFDDARILGTDDGPVADLFTTITVHLCAGAYAFGLPRHRRALLDLVRNRLTESVDRLGGDPADVLRARVLHAPELPVKAMVTAGTLLSKERSGAADINKHYTSGPNYLLRNGGSP; encoded by the coding sequence ATGACCGCGCCGACCACCACCACGGACACCTGCGAGGCGGAGCTGCTCACCCGCGTCCTCGGCGCCCTCCTGCGCGAGGATGTGGTCGGGCTGCGCAGCCGGGGCACAACGGTGCGGCGCCCCGACGGCGACTGGGTGCGCCTGCCCGTGCCGGACGACGCACTGCTGCTGCCCGTCACCGAGGACGGCTTCCAGGGCGTGTACGCCGCCCGGTTGCCGCTGCTCGTGCGCGAGTCGGACGGCGCCGAACTGTCGTCGTGCGAGAGCGTGCTCCGCGCTCTGCGTGCCCTCGCCGAACCGGAGGACCGGGCGGGCTTCGACGCCTTCGCCGAGGAGTGCCGCCAGACGCTGGTGACGATGCGGCTGCACGCGGAGACGCGGGACGAGGTCATGCGGCGGCTGACCTTCGGGACGGGCCTCGCGGGCAGCCTGGCGTACGACACGCTCGCCGCCCGGCTCGACCATCCCGTCTATCCGGCGGCCCGCGGTCGCTCGGGGCTGGACGAGGAGCAACTGCGGGCATACGCACCGGAGTTCCAACCGTCGTTTCGGCTGCGCTGGATCGCCGTACCGCGAGACGCCGTCTCCTTCTCAGGCACGCTGCCGGAGTTCTGGCCCACGCCCGAGGCACTCGGGCTCACGAATCCGAGCGGCGGCCACGTCATGCTGCCCGTGCATCCGCTGACCGTCGACGCCCTGCGCGCGGCCGGCCTGCCGGACGGGGCGGTGCTCGCCGAGCAGACCCACCTGGCGGTCGTACCGACGCTGTCCATGCGGACGGTGGCCACGGTCGTCGATCCGTCCCTGCATCTCAAACTGCCCCTCGCCACCGCCACGTTGGGGCTGCGCAACAAGCGGACCGTCAAGCCGGGGACGCTCGTCGACGGTGCCGTCGGGCAGCGGCTGATGGAGGCGGTGATCGACCGTGAGCCACGGTTCCGGGGCGTGATCCTGCACGCCGACGAGACGACGTACGCCCATGCCGGGCACGAGCTTCTCGCGGTGCTGTGCCGCCGCTACCCGGCCGGCCTCGACGATGCCGTGGTCGTGCCGATGGCGGCGCTCCTCGCGCAAGCCCCCGACGGGCGACCGGTACTGGACCACCTCGCCGACCGCTTCCACGGCGGCCACCCCCTCGCGCTGCTCGATTCGGTGCTCACCCTGCTGTTCGACTGGCAGACCACGCTGTTCGGCCACGGCATCGCCCTGGAGTCGCACCAGCAGAACATCTCCCTGGTGCTGACGTCCGACGGTCTGCGGCTGCTGTTCAAGGACAACGACGGTCCGCGCGTCAACACCGAGCGGCTGCACGCCGCGCTCCCCGGCCCGTGGGCCTTCGACGACGCCCGGATCCTCGGCACGGACGACGGGCCGGTCGCCGACTTGTTCACGACGATCACCGTGCATCTGTGCGCGGGTGCATACGCCTTCGGACTTCCCCGGCACCGCCGTGCGCTCCTCGATCTCGTACGGAACCGGCTGACGGAGTCCGTCGACCGGCTCGGCGGCGACCCGGCGGACGTCCTGCGCGCACGGGTCCTGCACGCGCCGGAGCTGCCGGTCAAGGCGATGGTGACGGCCGGGACCCTGCTCTCGAAGGAGCGGTCGGGCGCGGCCGACATCAACAAGCACTACACCAGCGGGCCCAACTATCTGCTGCGGAACGGGGGGTCGCCATGA
- a CDS encoding IucA/IucC family protein: MPSLTDTLPEQGTAPVTSAELPAADEVVAHTLLNCLLREVSGPERQSVVIDGRLLLRLPRRGVVLRVALRRTSLLGAHRFSGPVSEQRGGVWTEVDWRGLAEYTHDELWLRTGVRNEEFLEQIASSHAAVATALTVTRPPHAPQDRLSAYLASEQSLVFGHRFHPTPKARTGDPRAWSAYAPEVGASFPLRHLAVRRGLIAEEYTDPASVAPLDAQRPDVPDGYRLLPAHPWQFETLRGHPLLRAALERGDVLDMGSGGAPFAATASVRTLYDGETFLKFSLNVRITNCLRKNSSYELSGAVALTRALAPAFTDLAARFPGSDMLREPAYRTLALPGPDGTPDRALLEGFGVIVREGLRDRLAPGSTPLLAAAVADEYPTGGAHISRLLAGADERAALDWWSAYLGLLVPPVLSAYFDHGIVLEPHLQNVLICVDGDGRPAQVLFRDLEGTKLVPAHHRDTLDALPPEVAAPLTYDAQRGWDRVVYCLLVNHVAELLASLADLYPQAEAALWARVRDTLRAHAGAHGRPPRMAALLAGVPLPAKANLLTRWERKADREAGYVRLPSPLAENILRDTTGSAAR, from the coding sequence ATGCCCTCCCTGACCGACACGCTCCCCGAGCAGGGCACCGCCCCGGTCACCTCCGCCGAACTGCCGGCCGCCGACGAGGTCGTGGCCCACACCCTCCTCAACTGTCTGCTGCGCGAGGTCTCCGGCCCCGAGCGCCAGAGCGTCGTCATCGACGGCCGTCTGCTGCTGCGACTGCCACGCCGGGGCGTGGTGCTGCGCGTCGCCCTGCGCCGGACGTCCCTGCTCGGTGCGCACCGGTTCTCCGGGCCGGTGAGCGAGCAGCGGGGCGGCGTCTGGACGGAGGTGGACTGGCGCGGGCTGGCCGAGTACACGCACGACGAGCTGTGGCTGCGGACGGGTGTGCGCAATGAGGAGTTCCTGGAGCAGATCGCCTCCAGCCACGCGGCCGTCGCGACGGCGCTCACCGTCACGCGCCCGCCCCACGCCCCGCAGGACCGGCTCTCCGCCTATCTCGCCTCCGAGCAGTCCCTCGTCTTCGGCCATCGCTTCCACCCCACCCCGAAGGCCCGCACCGGCGACCCGCGCGCCTGGTCCGCGTACGCCCCCGAGGTGGGCGCGTCCTTCCCGCTGCGGCATCTCGCCGTGCGCAGAGGTCTGATCGCCGAGGAGTACACCGACCCCGCGTCCGTCGCGCCCCTGGACGCGCAGCGCCCGGACGTCCCCGACGGCTACCGGCTGCTGCCCGCGCACCCCTGGCAGTTCGAGACGCTGCGCGGGCATCCGCTGCTGCGGGCCGCCCTGGAGCGGGGCGACGTCCTAGACATGGGCTCCGGCGGCGCTCCGTTCGCCGCCACCGCCTCGGTGCGCACGCTGTACGACGGGGAGACGTTCCTGAAGTTCAGCCTGAATGTGCGCATCACCAACTGCCTGCGCAAGAACAGCAGTTACGAGCTGTCGGGTGCCGTCGCCCTGACCCGCGCCCTGGCCCCGGCGTTCACCGATCTCGCCGCGCGTTTCCCCGGCAGCGACATGCTCCGCGAGCCCGCCTACCGCACGCTCGCCCTGCCCGGCCCCGACGGCACACCGGACCGCGCGCTGCTGGAGGGCTTCGGTGTGATCGTCCGCGAGGGCCTGCGGGACCGGCTCGCCCCGGGCAGCACTCCCCTGCTCGCGGCGGCCGTCGCCGACGAGTACCCGACCGGCGGGGCGCACATCTCACGTCTTCTCGCCGGGGCCGACGAGCGGGCGGCCCTCGACTGGTGGTCGGCGTATCTCGGCCTCCTCGTCCCGCCGGTCCTGTCCGCCTACTTCGACCACGGCATCGTCCTGGAACCGCACCTGCAGAACGTGCTGATCTGCGTCGACGGCGACGGCCGGCCCGCGCAGGTGCTCTTCCGCGACCTGGAGGGCACCAAGCTGGTCCCGGCCCACCACCGGGACACCCTCGACGCGCTGCCGCCCGAGGTCGCGGCCCCGTTGACGTACGACGCGCAGCGCGGCTGGGACCGGGTCGTCTACTGCCTGCTGGTCAACCATGTCGCCGAGCTGCTCGCCTCCCTCGCCGACCTGTACCCGCAGGCGGAGGCCGCACTGTGGGCCCGGGTGCGCGACACGCTCCGGGCGCATGCCGGGGCCCACGGCCGCCCGCCCCGGATGGCCGCTCTCCTCGCCGGGGTGCCACTGCCCGCCAAGGCCAACCTCCTCACCCGCTGGGAGCGCAAGGCCGACCGGGAGGCGGGCTACGTCCGGCTGCCGTCCCCGCTGGCCGAGAACATCCTCCGTGACACGACCGGGAGCGCCGCCCGATGA
- a CDS encoding type III PLP-dependent enzyme — MTQPTAAVRDRVLSLPPTELPAYVYDLAALRAHAATVRDALPERVELYYAAKANPGPEILAALGPFVDGYEVASGGELTHVATAVPGRPLAFGGPGKTPDEITAALEQGVERFHVESEHELRMLAGLARRVAPGRRVAVLPRVNLRVANGSLTNSSLAMGGRPTPFGMDPARAEPVIRQLADGAFPELELRGIHGHLASGLEAAEQVAVAGTVVSWATDLGVRLGEVNVGGGMHVDYGAPERRFDWAAYGTGLARLIERHPRLTLRIEPGRALTAYCGWYATEVLDVKHSHGEEFAVVRGGTHHLRTPATKGHDQPCSVLPVDAWPHPWPRPAAEGERITLAGQLCTPKDVLARRVPAAGLRAGDRVAFALAGAYAWNISHHDFLMHPRPSFHFLDADATV; from the coding sequence ATGACACAGCCCACCGCCGCGGTCCGCGACCGCGTCCTGTCCCTGCCCCCGACCGAACTACCCGCGTACGTCTACGACTTGGCAGCCTTGCGCGCGCACGCGGCCACCGTCCGGGACGCCCTGCCCGAGCGGGTCGAGCTGTACTACGCCGCCAAGGCGAACCCCGGGCCGGAGATCCTCGCCGCGCTCGGCCCGTTCGTGGACGGCTACGAGGTGGCCTCGGGCGGTGAACTCACCCATGTCGCCACGGCCGTTCCGGGGCGCCCGCTCGCCTTCGGCGGTCCGGGCAAGACACCGGACGAGATCACCGCCGCGCTGGAGCAGGGGGTCGAGCGCTTTCACGTGGAGAGCGAGCACGAGCTGCGGATGCTCGCCGGGCTGGCCCGCCGGGTCGCGCCGGGGCGAAGGGTGGCGGTCCTGCCGCGGGTCAACCTGCGGGTGGCCAACGGCTCACTGACGAACAGCTCGCTCGCCATGGGCGGTCGTCCCACTCCCTTCGGCATGGACCCGGCGCGGGCCGAGCCGGTGATCCGGCAGCTGGCCGACGGCGCGTTCCCGGAGCTCGAACTGCGGGGCATTCACGGCCACTTGGCGAGCGGGCTGGAGGCGGCGGAGCAGGTCGCGGTGGCCGGGACCGTCGTCTCGTGGGCGACGGACCTCGGGGTCCGGCTCGGTGAGGTGAACGTCGGCGGCGGCATGCACGTCGACTACGGCGCCCCCGAGCGCCGCTTCGACTGGGCCGCCTACGGCACCGGGCTCGCCCGGCTCATTGAGCGGCATCCGCGGCTGACCCTGCGCATCGAGCCGGGCCGGGCGCTGACGGCGTACTGCGGCTGGTACGCCACGGAGGTGCTGGACGTGAAACACAGCCATGGTGAGGAGTTCGCCGTGGTCCGGGGCGGCACGCACCATCTGCGGACCCCGGCGACCAAGGGTCACGACCAGCCCTGTTCCGTGCTGCCGGTCGACGCCTGGCCGCATCCCTGGCCGCGGCCGGCGGCCGAGGGCGAGCGGATCACACTGGCCGGGCAGCTGTGCACACCGAAGGACGTGCTCGCCCGCCGCGTGCCGGCGGCCGGGCTGCGGGCCGGGGACCGGGTGGCGTTCGCGCTGGCCGGGGCGTACGCGTGGAACATCTCCCACCACGACTTCCTGATGCACCCGAGGCCCAGCTTCCACTTCCTCGACGCCGACGCCACTGTGTAG
- a CDS encoding nuclear transport factor 2 family protein, with the protein MGTTATPSFDTETLRQAVEGQSADTLLSLYTDDAQIRLVNRNAQPSHPKVVSGRNQIAEMLTDVYSRDMTHKLEGCVVQGDRAAYSESCEYADGVRVMSESMITLRDGKISEQIIIEAWDE; encoded by the coding sequence ATGGGCACAACCGCAACTCCGTCGTTCGACACAGAGACACTTCGCCAGGCCGTGGAAGGCCAGAGCGCGGACACGCTTCTTTCCCTGTACACGGACGACGCGCAGATCCGCCTCGTGAACCGCAACGCGCAGCCGAGCCACCCGAAGGTGGTCAGCGGCCGCAACCAGATCGCCGAGATGCTCACCGACGTCTACAGCCGCGACATGACGCACAAGCTGGAGGGATGCGTGGTCCAGGGCGACCGCGCCGCCTACAGCGAGTCCTGCGAGTACGCGGACGGCGTGCGCGTGATGTCCGAGTCGATGATCACGTTGCGTGACGGCAAGATCTCCGAGCAGATCATCATCGAGGCATGGGACGAGTAG
- a CDS encoding CU044_5270 family protein: MADELELLRRANPVPVDGPHHGDGPLDHNAERHLDRLLHERPPAPRRRTRLVWGLAASAVVAALVSALLFTGQTTAPAAAAPRPLIVRADSTPVPMALLAERAGQAASADSPALRKGTHVQSWSLAMSDREPPITLPQETIVRWNADDSHTELVVATDPRHPGRPVLTDEDGKPRLVDDGHVLSNRTYPPSWSDAPPSSPPPHDAAALHDYLEEAERAFLADHTKPLSTAELLDATKILLDNWTLGPRESAALADLLADAEGLRPVGQVTDRLGRRGQAYVYDGEDNRRMLIMDAADGSVLGLEQTFTRDDPPFGVKAGDVMTYSAWMR; this comes from the coding sequence ATGGCTGACGAACTCGAACTGTTGCGCCGAGCCAACCCCGTACCGGTCGACGGCCCGCACCACGGCGACGGCCCGCTGGACCACAACGCCGAACGACACCTCGACCGGCTGCTGCACGAGCGCCCGCCCGCTCCTCGCCGCCGCACCCGGCTGGTCTGGGGACTCGCAGCCTCGGCCGTGGTCGCCGCGCTGGTGTCGGCACTGCTGTTCACCGGCCAGACCACCGCCCCCGCGGCCGCCGCACCGCGCCCGCTGATCGTGCGGGCCGACTCCACGCCCGTGCCCATGGCGCTCCTGGCCGAGCGGGCCGGGCAGGCGGCGTCGGCGGACTCGCCCGCGCTGCGCAAGGGCACGCACGTGCAGTCATGGAGCCTGGCCATGAGCGACCGGGAGCCACCGATCACCCTCCCGCAGGAGACGATCGTGCGCTGGAACGCCGACGACAGTCACACGGAGCTCGTCGTCGCGACCGACCCGCGCCACCCCGGCCGGCCGGTCCTCACCGACGAGGACGGCAAACCGCGCCTGGTCGACGACGGCCATGTCCTGAGCAACCGGACCTACCCGCCGAGTTGGAGCGACGCCCCGCCCTCGTCCCCGCCGCCGCACGACGCGGCTGCCCTGCACGACTACCTGGAGGAGGCCGAGCGCGCCTTCCTGGCGGACCACACGAAGCCGCTGTCCACCGCCGAACTCCTCGACGCCACCAAGATCCTGCTGGACAACTGGACCCTCGGCCCCCGCGAGTCGGCCGCGCTGGCCGACCTGCTGGCGGACGCCGAGGGGCTACGGCCCGTCGGTCAGGTCACGGACCGCCTGGGCCGGCGCGGACAGGCGTACGTGTACGACGGTGAGGACAACCGTCGGATGCTGATCATGGACGCCGCCGACGGTTCCGTCCTGGGACTGGAGCAGACCTTCACCAGGGACGACCCCCCGTTCGGCGTGAAAGCCGGCGATGTGATGACGTACAGCGCCTGGATGCGCTGA
- a CDS encoding RNA polymerase sigma factor, giving the protein MSNDETFAAAYREHYWAVSRYVARRLDGRTSEVEEVVAEVFTVAWRRRADLPAVPLPWLYGVARNCLANAVRGFGRRRRLVDRMGNDDAAHGRHIVDSPDTEAPGAWVHEALARLSAADQEVLRLTAWEELGVDELAVALGCGSRAASMRLHRARRRLRAEIDRVSPTTVPKERSHG; this is encoded by the coding sequence ATGAGCAACGACGAGACCTTCGCCGCTGCCTATCGCGAGCACTACTGGGCGGTCAGCCGCTATGTCGCGCGGCGACTGGACGGGCGTACGAGTGAGGTCGAGGAAGTGGTGGCGGAGGTGTTCACCGTGGCGTGGCGCCGCCGGGCCGACCTCCCGGCCGTCCCGCTGCCCTGGCTGTACGGCGTGGCACGCAACTGCCTGGCGAACGCGGTACGCGGCTTCGGACGCCGGCGGCGGCTGGTCGACCGGATGGGCAACGACGACGCCGCGCACGGCCGGCACATCGTGGACAGCCCCGACACCGAGGCACCCGGCGCCTGGGTGCACGAGGCGCTGGCCCGGCTGTCGGCGGCCGACCAGGAGGTGCTGCGGCTGACGGCCTGGGAGGAACTCGGTGTCGACGAACTCGCCGTCGCCCTCGGCTGCGGAAGCCGGGCCGCCTCGATGCGGCTGCACCGCGCCCGCCGCCGGCTGAGAGCCGAGATCGACCGTGTGAGCCCCACGACCGTGCCCAAGGAACGAAGCCATGGCTGA
- the ctaD gene encoding cytochrome c oxidase subunit I — protein MKRIKDFKAVQWLTTTDHKTIGTLYLVTSFAFFCLGGVMALFMRAELARPGLQIMSNEQFNQAFTMHGTIMLLMFATPLFAGFANWIMPLQIGAPDVAFPRLNMFAYWLYLFGSLIAVGGFLTPEGAADFGWFAYSPLSDAVRSPGIGADLWIMGLAFSGFGTILGSVNFITTIICMRAPGMTMFRMPIFVWNVLLTAVLVLLAFPVLAAALFALEADRKFGAHVFDASNGGALLWQHLFWFFGHPEVYIIALPFFGIISEVIPVFSRKPMFGYMGLIAATIAIAGLSVTVWAHHMYVTGGVLLPFFSFMTFLIAVPTGVKFFNWIGTMWNGSLSFETPMLWAFGFLVTFVFGGLTGVMLASPPLDFPTSDTYFVVAHFHYVIFGTVVFAMFAGFHFWWPKFTGKMLDERLGKMTFWTLFVGFHGTFLVQHWLGVNGMQRRIPDYLAVEGLTTLNSLSSVFSFVLGASLLPFFYNIWKTAKYGKKVEVDDPWGYGRSLEWATSCPPPRHNFRALPRIRSESPAFDLHHAPERQKELTTL, from the coding sequence GTGAAGAGGATCAAAGACTTCAAGGCCGTCCAGTGGCTGACCACCACGGATCACAAGACCATCGGCACGCTCTACCTGGTCACGTCGTTCGCCTTTTTCTGCCTCGGTGGCGTGATGGCGCTGTTCATGCGCGCCGAACTCGCGCGGCCCGGTCTTCAGATCATGTCGAACGAGCAGTTCAACCAGGCGTTCACGATGCACGGCACGATCATGCTGCTGATGTTCGCGACGCCGCTGTTCGCCGGTTTCGCGAACTGGATCATGCCGCTCCAGATCGGTGCGCCGGACGTCGCCTTTCCCCGGCTGAACATGTTCGCCTACTGGCTCTACCTGTTCGGCTCCCTCATCGCGGTGGGCGGCTTTCTGACTCCTGAAGGCGCGGCCGACTTCGGCTGGTTCGCCTATTCGCCGCTTTCGGACGCCGTCCGCAGCCCGGGCATCGGTGCCGACCTGTGGATCATGGGTCTGGCCTTCTCCGGCTTCGGCACCATCCTCGGCTCGGTCAACTTCATCACCACGATCATCTGCATGCGTGCGCCGGGCATGACCATGTTCCGCATGCCGATCTTCGTGTGGAACGTGCTGCTGACCGCGGTGCTCGTGCTGCTCGCCTTCCCCGTCCTGGCGGCGGCGCTCTTCGCGCTGGAGGCGGACCGCAAGTTCGGCGCCCACGTCTTCGATGCCTCGAACGGAGGAGCGTTGCTGTGGCAACACCTCTTCTGGTTCTTCGGCCATCCAGAGGTGTACATCATCGCGTTGCCGTTCTTCGGCATCATCAGTGAGGTCATCCCGGTCTTCTCCCGCAAGCCGATGTTCGGCTACATGGGTCTGATCGCGGCGACCATCGCCATCGCGGGTCTGTCCGTGACCGTGTGGGCCCACCACATGTACGTCACCGGCGGCGTCCTACTGCCGTTCTTCTCCTTCATGACGTTCCTCATCGCCGTACCGACCGGCGTGAAGTTCTTCAACTGGATCGGAACGATGTGGAACGGTTCACTGAGTTTCGAGACGCCGATGCTCTGGGCCTTCGGATTCCTGGTTACGTTCGTGTTCGGCGGCCTCACCGGCGTCATGCTCGCCTCGCCGCCGCTGGACTTCCCGACCTCCGACACCTATTTCGTCGTCGCTCACTTCCATTACGTCATCTTCGGCACCGTCGTGTTCGCGATGTTCGCCGGATTCCACTTCTGGTGGCCGAAGTTCACGGGCAAGATGCTCGACGAGCGGCTCGGCAAGATGACCTTCTGGACACTGTTCGTCGGCTTCCACGGCACCTTCCTGGTCCAGCACTGGCTGGGCGTGAACGGCATGCAGCGCCGTATCCCGGACTATCTGGCGGTGGAAGGGCTGACCACGCTCAACTCGCTGTCGTCCGTGTTCTCGTTCGTCCTCGGGGCATCCCTGCTGCCGTTCTTCTACAACATCTGGAAGACCGCGAAATACGGCAAGAAGGTCGAAGTCGACGACCCGTGGGGCTACGGGCGCTCGCTGGAGTGGGCGACGTCCTGCCCGCCGCCGCGGCACAACTTCCGCGCCCTGCCGCGGATCCGGTCCGAATCCCCGGCGTTCGACCTGCATCACGCCCCGGAGCGGCAGAAGGAGCTGACCACTCTGTGA